TCCGTTATGAAAGCGTTACCAATTTCAGCGATGATATGTTTGATGATCTCGTAGCGATCATTGATCCGCAGGATGGTGACTTGATACTGGATTGTGGTGCCGGATATGCGCCTGTAACACAGGCAATTATTGGTAGAGAGCCTATGCTTGACATTGATTATTACATTTTGGAATTCAGTGTTGTCCAGCTTCAGAGAGCACAGATAGAAGTTTCTGAACTTCTGGATTCTATCGGCCAGATGAGATCGGTTTCTTATCAGCAAAACAGCGCCGCTTCGATGGATTATCCGGATAATTTTTTCGATAAAGTAGTAACCAAAATGGTACTGCATGAACTGCCGGCAGGTGAACAGGTCAAAATGATCAGCGAAATTTTCAGGATTCTAAAACCTGGCGGAAAACTGATTTTATGGCAAACAATTCTGGACGATTCGACGGTACATTTTTACCGAAATATGTTCCGTAAAAAAGACAGTCTGGCAGGATATGATTCACTGGTAGAAAATAGAAACTTTATCACACAGGAAGCATTTTACTATCTGCTTGAAAACGCCCGTTTCGAAAAATATGAACTGGCCAAAGCTTTCACATATAATTTCAACAGTAAATATCGCCTGTATTCCGAGTTGCAGGGAGACATGGAAAAATTACAGGCGCTGAATACTTATCTGCTCGAAATGGTGGAATCAGAGGGTGAAGGATTTTCTGAAAAAACCCGGTTTACTTTCGAAGATGACAACGTTAGTCTGTTCTTCAAACAAGGCGTTTATCTGGCTCAGAAAGCATCTATTTAATACGTAAACAAATGATAACCAGGCAGTCGCTACATACTACATTTAATATAAAGAAAGACGAGGAACAACCAGTCTTGCTTTTACTTGGCTATTCCTTTTTTAGCGGAATATCCATTTATATATTTTATATCGTAGCCAATGCACTGTTTCTGGTAAACTACTCCAAAGCAATGCTTCCGGTAGCCTATATCGCCGGAGGTATCCTGCTTTTTTTTATTGGAAAGATCAATGTTTCCTTCCAAACTAAGGTCAATTTTACAAGGTTGTCCATTGCGCTGATCATTTTCCAGTTCATTTCAGTTGCTATTATGCTTTATTTTTATGAAACTTTTTCATGGAAAGGCATTACGCTGGTCATGTTTATCTGGAACCGGATTTCCGTTTATGTCAGCAACGTTACCTTCTGGACTTCATCGTCAAAAATTTTCAATCTTGAACAGGCAAAACGTATTTTCAGTCTCATCGCAACGGGCGATGTAGTAGCTTCTATAATCAGTTATTTCGCGGTTAATGTACTGCTAAGTGCAAAAGTTCTGCATACCGAAGAATTGCTTTATATCAGTCTGGCTGCCCTTTTGGTTTCACTTGGAATTATGACGGTGATTATAAAAAAGTATGACGATAAACTATCAACAAAACCCAGGGAAAGTGAAGTACAACCTGTAAAAGCTACTACGGTCGGCGGCGAAACCAAAGTGAGAAAGGGATGGAAACTGAGTAAAATGAAACTTCCCAAACCAGATTTCTTTTCCACCACCGCTGACGATTCTCCTACAAAAAAGAATTACAAACATCTTGTTTTTCTTTTGGGCATGGTACCGGTTTTGGGTGTTTATTTCGCGGAATTTATTTTCTCTGTTGAAGTAAAAAATCAGTTTCCGGCCAAAGATCAGCTTACTGTTTTTCTGGGACAATTTTTCTTTATTTCCGCCATCATAGAATTGCTGGTAAAAGTGTTTTTCTACCGTCTTACTATCCGGACTTTTGGTTTGATTTCCGGAATAATATTGCTTCCTGTGGCTCTGATTGTCGTTTTCGTATTTGCAATTACCATCAGCTCCTTTGACCTTTCTGTTTTCTTTTTCATTTTGTTGAGCAGATTTTTATGTATTTCGGTCAAAAAATCTTTTAGTGATACATCTTTCCAGATACTTTACCAGCCGCTTGAAAAGCAGGAAAGTATGGCTTTGCAGAATAAAATTGAAATTTATGCCAAGCCATTAGGCTACATTTCGGCGGGTGTTATTTTGTTATTGCTGGTCAGTGTAAATCTTTGTGCACCGATCTACATTATGTGCGCCTTTCTTATCATCCTGATCGGCTGGGCCTTCGCTTCTTTCCGGATGCAGACGGAATACCAGAATATGCTTTCGAGCCTTTTTACGTTACCATCGACAAATATTACCAGAACCAATCCATCGGAGCAAAGTTCAAAACCGGCGGCAGCAAATTTACAGGACGACGGAAGAATTTCCTTCGAATCAATCGTCAGCAAATCGTTATCTGAAAATCTGCCGGAGGTGTTGGAAGGCATAACATTGCTGGGCAAATCCAAAAGATTTTTGGCATACAAGAACCTCATTCCACATCTTCAAAGTACAAATTCAATCATTAAAAAAGCAGCTATTATCGCATCTGGCGAAAATGGGAATCCGGAGCTTTGGAATTATTTATTTGAAAATCTGTGCAGTAAAAAGTACTTCCGGGAAACAAGAGTTGCTCTTATAAAAACAGGCGATCGCATCATTCCGGCGCTGGATGAATATTTCAATCTTTCAAAAGAAGATGTAGATGTTCAGTTAAGCTGCATTGAGATCATTTTCACAATTGGCGGTGACAAA
The nucleotide sequence above comes from Dyadobacter subterraneus. Encoded proteins:
- a CDS encoding class I SAM-dependent methyltransferase, with the translated sequence MKNSYDERVIRYESVTNFSDDMFDDLVAIIDPQDGDLILDCGAGYAPVTQAIIGREPMLDIDYYILEFSVVQLQRAQIEVSELLDSIGQMRSVSYQQNSAASMDYPDNFFDKVVTKMVLHELPAGEQVKMISEIFRILKPGGKLILWQTILDDSTVHFYRNMFRKKDSLAGYDSLVENRNFITQEAFYYLLENARFEKYELAKAFTYNFNSKYRLYSELQGDMEKLQALNTYLLEMVESEGEGFSEKTRFTFEDDNVSLFFKQGVYLAQKASI